From Plasmodium yoelii strain 17X genome assembly, chromosome: 11, a single genomic window includes:
- a CDS encoding DNA helicase II encodes MALEEESDSYNDSINVDEDNTNKINDDIINHILFRNLSEEQIKIVQVPLEYNLCIIACPGSGKTSTLTARIIKSIIERKKSIVCITFTNYSAKDLKEKIIKKINCLIDLCTGKEIQNKLFNRNKNIGGNKIRNKKYDINKTMYKNKFKVLDTTIFIGTIHSFCRYILLKYKGEFKILTELINSNVIKMAFNNFCNSTMYNNSSIDGGNKCTNDPSIINKSDNTFNLSHFINCMKNNISKHEEKKLEDEAIQSDCDDEEEENEYFFNYLYNFNSSIDKGNLEQMGEVKCILKKKEILFLKKKIKLLKYVELYNMTNIEINDIERKFYENYKKIFEKEKYIYYDFDDLLIETYKLMKDNISIRNKILEEWNHIFCDEFQDINTTQFNILQFFANMQYDVKPIMDNECIDEDMDIFVENDPNKFIKKRSKNSKIQNNKRNKTKTSITVIGDDDQSIYAFRGAHASVFKKIIKECNCLLFKLSRNFRSTKEIVRISNNLILNNGSCRINKKICTDNIPGQKATFEIFKTNDDQISYVLAQIIFLKKIYNLKFSDFAILSRTNKSLKETLINMNKYEIKKKALKMFREFCKNLENKNIPNDTHQNYSKNEKQVESKTTDIVNVKSGEDSILSKKEFPSDKIKEENKQVKEEWSEVNISTFNIPIKELNKKKSFFGSKEIIQLITLLRFLINVNDDVVFLKCFKIIKNCKLIKTIVHKLTNNNIRQVHNISDPRYARDDNINNHRGKLNEESISFFEKIKNISQLYILSKRKKLSNDQLAILNIFTENEIKIILDFFFVINHFLNICSQHNSVYILVMDILKKINLIKKILKKKEENVEGTANISMNNEQNDLVNVNNNSSNMENLSDCKNDISTIDHKSDIEKNSKEKENTHIIKNCVHTVDYQNIHGKKRTFEQCNDNTNNNTNENAEIINNNNKENPNIITELEIKNNLKALFNIKEEDYNYSQIQNIFVFLEITKEYKPNLMEQTCYDCLICFLNDFKNNIHEKMLIEKVTLTTIHKSKGLEWKVVFIINVIEGEIPHVSANNNEIIEERKIFYVGITRAKYILYLLCYVQNTHISEKNTISRFIYQMKI; translated from the coding sequence ATGGCTTTAGAAGAAGAGAGTGATAGTTATAATGACTCCATCAATGTTGATGAagataatacaaataaaattaatgatgatataattaatcatattttgttcagaAATTTATCAGAAGAGCAAATCAAAATTGTACAGGTACCTTTGGAATATAATCTATGTATTATTGCATGTCCAGGGTCAGGAAAAACATCAACTTTAACAGCTCGTATTATTAAGAGTATAATAGAAAGGAAAAAATCAATTGTCTGTATAACATTCACAAATTATTCTGCTAAAGAtttgaaagaaaaaataataaaaaaaataaattgtttGATAGATTTATGTACAGGAAAGGAAATTCAAAATAAACTATTcaatagaaataaaaacattGGAGGAAATAAAATTcggaataaaaaatatgacattaataaaacaatgtataaaaataaattcaaaGTTTTAGACACAACAATATTTATAGGAACTATTCATTCATTCTGTCGATAtattcttttaaaatataaaggagagtttaaaatattaacagaattaataaacagtaatgtaataaaaatggcTTTTAACAACTTTTGTAATTCAACGATGTACAACAATTCTTCAATCGATGGGGGTAATAAATGCACAAATGATCCCtctataattaataaaagtgaTAATACATTTAATCTTtcacattttattaattgtatGAAGAATAATATAAGTAAACATGAAGAAAAGAAATTAGAAGATGAAGCAATACAGTCTGATTGTGAtgatgaagaagaagaaaatgaatatttttttaattatttatataattttaatagttCTATAGATAAAGGGAATTTAGAACAAATGGGTGAAGttaaatgtatattaaaaaaaaaagaaattctttttttaaaaaaaaaaataaaattattaaaatatgttgAATTGTATAATATGACAAATATcgaaataaatgatattGAAAGAAagttttatgaaaattataaaaaaatttttgaaaaagaaaaatatatttattatgacTTTGATGATTTGTTAATAGaaacatataaattaatgaAAGACAATATATCAAtacgaaataaaatattggaAGAGTggaatcatatattttgtgACGAATTTCAAGATATAAATACAACACAATTTAATATTCTTCAATTTTTTGCTAATATGCAATATGATGTTAAACCTATTATGGATAATGAGTGTATTGATGAAGATATGGATATTTTTGTTGAAAATGATCcaaataaatttatcaaaaagcgttctaaaaatagtaaaatacaaaataataaacgaAATAAAACAAAGACAAGTATTACAGTCATAGGGGATGATGATCAATCAATTTATGCCTTTAGAGGAGCGCATGCTagtgtttttaaaaaaattataaaagagtgtaattgtttattatttaaactaAGTAGAAACTTTCGAAGTACAAAAGAAATTGTAAGaatatcaaataatttaatattaaataatggaAGTTgtagaataaataaaaaaatatgtacagaTAATATACCAGGACAAAAAGCAACTTTTGAAATTTTCAAAACGAATGATGATCAAATATCATATGTATTAGctcaaattatttttttaaaaaaaatatataatttaaaatttagtGATTTTGCTATATTATCTCGTACTAATAAATCTTTAAAGGAAACTCttataaatatgaacaagtatgaaattaaaaaaaaagcttTAAAAATGTTCCGagaattttgtaaaaatttagaaaataaaaatatacccaATGATACTCATcaaaattattcaaaaaatgaaaaacaagTTGAATCTAAAACTACAGATATAGTAAATGTGAAAAGTGGTGAGGATAGTATCTTATCAAAAAAAGAATTTCCTTCtgataaaattaaagaagaaaataagcAAGTGAAAGAAGAATGGAGTGAAGTAAATATTTCCACTTTTAATATTCCAATaaaagaattaaataaaaaaaaatcattttttgGATCAAAAGAAATTATTCAATTGATAACATTACTTCGTTTTTTAATAAACGTAAATGATGATGtagtttttttaaaatgttttaaaattataaaaaattgtaaattgATCAAAACGATTGTTCataaattaacaaataataatattagacAAGTTCACAATATCTCGGATCCTCGTTATGCTAGAGAtgataatattaacaatCATAGGGGCAAATTAAATGAGGAAAGTATATCTTTctttgaaaaaattaaaaatatttcacagttgtatattttgtctaaaagaaaaaaacttAGTAACGATCAGCTAGCcattttgaatatatttacagaaaatgaaataaaaattattcttgattttttttttgtcataaATCATTTTCTTAATATTTGTTCTCAACATAATTCAGTTTATATTTTGGTAAtggatatattaaaaaaaataaaccttataaaaaaaatattgaaaaaaaaagaagagaaTGTGGAAGGTACCGCTAATATATCAATGaataatgaacaaaatgattTGGTgaatgttaataataattcatcAAATATGGAAAATTTATCAGATtgtaaaaatgatatatccACAATAGACCATAAGTcagatattgaaaaaaatagtaaagaaaaagaaaatacacatataataaagaattGCGTTCATACAGTAGATTATCAAAACATACATGGAAAAAAACGAACATTTGAGCAATGTAATGATAATACAAACAATAACACGAATGAAAATGcagaaataattaataataataataaggaaAATCCTAACATAATAACCGAATTAGAAATTAAGAACAATTTAAAAGcactttttaatataaaagaagAAGACTATAATTATAGtcaaatacaaaatatatttgtatttttagaAATAACAAAAGAATATAAACCAAATTTAATGGAACAAACTTGTTATGATTgtttaatatgttttttgaatgattttaaaaataatatacatgaaaaaatgttaattgAAAAAGTTACATTAACAACTATACATAAATCAAAAGGATTAGAATGGAAGgttgtttttattataaatgttatagAGGGTGAAATACCTCATGTTTCTGCAaacaataatgaaataattgaagaaagaaaaattttttatgtagGTATAACACgagcaaaatatatattatatttattgtgTTATGTACAAAATACTCATATCtctgaaaaaaatacaatatcacgatttatatatcaaatgaagatttaa